The following coding sequences are from one Limibacillus halophilus window:
- a CDS encoding peptide ABC transporter ATP-binding protein — translation MTSPILQARNLAKHYQVKRGFMKGSAIVKAVASASFELFPGRTLAVVGESGCGKSSLARLVTLIETPTAGSLLIDGEDVSKATKDHLRRLRQDVQIVFQDPYGSLNPRKKIGAILEEPLIINTRMGAEERRQQAQEMLAKVGLRPEHYSRYPHMFSGGQRQRIAIARALMLRPRILVADEPVSALDVSVQAQVLNLLMDLQEEFDLAYLFISHDLSVVRHLADDVMVMYLGNVVEEGKRDTIFENTTHPYSRALLASTPAVNPAHRHARVPLRGELPSPLNPPPGCAFHRRCPYATSICSQEQPQLEQIANHAVACHHAALVLENKAPLKEEAGVV, via the coding sequence ATGACATCCCCTATCCTTCAAGCTCGAAATCTTGCCAAGCACTACCAGGTTAAGCGTGGTTTCATGAAAGGCTCAGCTATCGTCAAGGCCGTGGCGAGCGCGTCCTTTGAACTCTTTCCAGGACGGACATTGGCCGTGGTCGGTGAGTCCGGTTGCGGTAAATCGTCTTTGGCACGCTTGGTGACGCTTATTGAAACGCCGACGGCGGGCTCTTTGCTTATAGATGGCGAGGATGTCAGTAAGGCAACAAAGGATCATTTGCGGCGCCTGCGCCAGGATGTGCAAATCGTCTTCCAAGATCCTTATGGATCGCTAAACCCACGAAAGAAAATCGGTGCAATACTAGAAGAACCCCTGATTATTAATACTAGAATGGGGGCGGAGGAGCGGAGACAGCAGGCTCAAGAGATGCTGGCTAAAGTCGGTCTGCGTCCCGAGCACTACAGCCGGTACCCGCACATGTTCTCCGGCGGTCAGCGCCAGCGCATTGCGATAGCACGCGCTTTGATGTTGCGGCCTCGGATTTTGGTGGCAGACGAGCCCGTGTCAGCCCTTGATGTTTCGGTACAGGCGCAGGTCTTGAACCTTCTGATGGATCTGCAGGAAGAATTCGACCTAGCCTATCTGTTCATCTCCCACGACTTAAGTGTCGTGCGGCATCTCGCGGATGATGTGATGGTCATGTATCTGGGAAATGTGGTGGAGGAAGGAAAGCGGGATACGATTTTTGAGAACACCACACATCCCTACTCGCGGGCTCTCCTGGCGTCGACACCTGCCGTTAATCCCGCACATCGCCATGCACGGGTGCCCTTACGGGGTGAGCTCCCCTCACCTCTCAATCCACCGCCAGGTTGTGCGTTCCATCGGCGCTGCCCCTACGCAACTTCGATTTGTTCGCAGGAACAACCTCAATTGGAGCAGATAGCCAATCATGCGGTCGCTTGCCATCATGCTGCGCTGGTATTGGAAAATAAGGCGCCTCTAAAGGAAGAAGCTGGTGTTGTTTGA